The proteins below come from a single Procambarus clarkii isolate CNS0578487 chromosome 54, FALCON_Pclarkii_2.0, whole genome shotgun sequence genomic window:
- the LOC123771250 gene encoding zinc finger protein 271-like, whose protein sequence is MADHTEKAEHECPECSKNLANKSSLRKHIKRHKEKPNQCSVCQKMFKQKSALEIHLKIHTGERRFQCSECGKSFTLNSDLVRHIRIHTGEKPYQCIVCFKTFSASTSLTKHMKVHSEEKPYQCLECTKSFKRKDDLTSHGRVHTGEKPYQCLECLKYFTEKSNLVKHKRIHTGKKPHQCPLCLKNFLRKGALQTHLVYHSGEKAYQCGVCLKRFPLNTDLRKHMRVHTGEKRYQCHECMKFFRYKYSLVSHMRIHTGEKPFQCEVCFKDFKDRHTYVIHLRVHTGELTYYCSECPKKFVRKSEFVAHQRTHTGERPFHCLECPKSFSYKPYLTRHMRVHTKEKSDDPSQCLRNLKGKCNILGHSVIHTEDKPYQCLECPGSFSDK, encoded by the coding sequence ATGGCAGATCATACAGAAAAAGCCGAGCACGAGTGCCCAGAATGTTCTAAAAACTTGGCAAATAAATCTAGTCTTAGGAAACATATAAAAAGACATAAAGAAAAGCCTAATCAGTGTTCAGTGTGTCAGAAAATGTTCAAACAAAAAAGTGCTTTAGAGATACATTTgaagattcatacaggagagaggcGTTTTCAGTGTTCCGAATGCGGCAAGAGTTTTACTCTTAATTCAGATCTAGTTAGGCATATTAGGATACATACTGGAGAAAAACCTTATCAGTGTATTGTGTGCTTTAAAACCTTTTCGGCAAGTACATCTTTAACTAAACATATGAAGGTTCATTCGGAAGAGAAACCGTATCAGTGTCTTGAGTGTACTAAAAGCTTCAAAAGAAAAGATGATTTGACTAGCCATGGTAGGGTTCATACTGGAGAGAAGCCATATCAATGTCTTGAGTGTCTTAAATATTTTAcggaaaagtctaatttagtaaaaCACAAGAGGATACATACGGGGAAAAAACCACATCAGTGTCCGTTATGCCTTAAAAACTTCTTAAGAAAAGGTGCTTTGCAAACACACTTGGTGTATCATTCTGGAGAGAAAGCATATCAGTGTGGGGTATGCCTTAAAAGATTTCCACTGAATACAGATTTAAGAAAGCATATGAgagttcatacaggagagaagcgATATCAATGTCATGAGTGCATGAAATTTTTTAGATATAAATATTCCCTCGTAAGTCACATGAGAATTCATACAGGTGAAAAACCATTTCAGTGTGAAGTGTGTTTTAAAGACtttaaagatagacatacatatgTGATTCATTTAAGAGTTCATACGGGCGAGTTGACGTATTACTGTTCAGAATGTCCCAAAAAATTTGTAAGAAAAAGTGAGTTCGTTGCACATCAGAGGACCCATACAGGTGAGAGACCTTTTCATTGTTTAGAATGTCCTAAAAGCTTTTCATACAAACCTTATTTAACAAGACATATGAGGGTTCATACCAAAGAGAAATCAGATGATCCTTCACAGTGTCTCA